The Frondihabitans peucedani genome segment CGACCGCGGACCGACTACGGGGCGACACGGCCGTTCTTGCCGAACGCGGCGTAGGTGAGCGGCATGAGCCCGGCCCAGATGTCTTCCATCTTCTCGGCGCACATCTCGATCTCGCGCTGCGGGAACGACGGGAAGTGCGTGCCCTCGCGCTTGGTGCGGAGACTCAGGAAGTTCATCAGGGAGCGCGCGTTCACCGTGACGTACATCGACGAGTAGATGTTCAGAGGCAGGACGATGCGGGCGACCTCGCGGGCGACGCCGGCGTCGAGCATGTCCTGGTAGGCGTCGAAGGCCTGGACGGACGACTCGCGGACGGCCGAGTCGACGAGCTCGAACTGGTCGGCGGTGCCGGGCACGAAGTCGTAGGCGCCGGGCTTGCCGACCTGGACCAGGTTGCGCGTCTCGGCGGGCACGTAGAAGACCGGGTTGAGCTCGCGGTAGCGGCCGCTCTCTTCGTTGTACGACGCCATGCGGTGCCGCATGAACTCGCGGAACACGAAGATCGGCGCCTGGACGTAGAAGGTCATCGAGTTGTGCTCGAACGGGGAGCCGTGACGGTCGCGCATCAGGTAGTTGATGAGACCGGCGCCCTTCGTCGCCCCCTCGCTCTCGGCGCTCGCCTGCGCGCCCTCGAGGGTCTGCTCGCCCATCGTCGAGACGCGGGCCGCGAAGAGCACGTCGGAGTCGTGGGCGCTCGACCGGACGAGCTCGACGGTGACGTCGCTGCGGAACTCCGGCGTCGGCCGGGCGCGAGCGCCCTCGTGAGCAGCGCTGGCCGCGGCGAGCTCGGAGGTGCCGGCCTGCGTGGTGGCTGCGGGCTCGGTGGCGGTGGGCTCGGTGGCTGCGGGCTCCGACGATGCGGGCGTGGTCGATGCGGGCGTGGTCGAGGCTTCTTCTGGCACGGGAACGAGACTACCGGCGAGCGGAGACATTCACGGCGGCGTCCCCAGCCAACCGGGCGGACGCCCGTCTACGCTGAACCCGACGAAGGGCGCTCCATGACTCCGAACGACTCCACCGGCTCGACCGTTCTCATCGCCGGAGGCTCCGGGCTGATCGGGTCCGAGGTCACCAGGCAGCTCGAGGCGGCCGGGCACACCGTGCTCACCCTGGTGCGGCGGCCTCCGTCGAAGCCGACCGAGTTCACCTGGTCGCCCGCCGCGGGCATCCTCGACTACACGCTGATGGACCGCGCCGACTCGGTCGTCAACCTCTCCGGGGCGTCGCTGTCGAAGCTCCCGTGGACGCCTGCCTACAAGCACGAGATCCACGACTCCCGGGTCACCGCGACGCGGACCCTCGTCGAGGCGATGCGACGTGCCGAGACCCCTCCGAGCGTCTTCCTGAGCGGGTCCGCGGTCGGCGTCTACGGCGACCGGCCGCTCGACATCCTGACCGAGGACTCGACCCGCGGCACGGGGTTCCTGGCCGACGTGGTCACCGACTGGGAGGCCGAGGCGGAGGGCGCGCCGGAGTCGACGCGCGTCGTCCTGCTCCGCACCGGGATCGTCATCGGGCCCGGCGGCGCGATGAAGCCGCTGCTCGCCCTGACGAAGGCGTTCCTCGGGTCACGGCTCGGCAACGGCTCGCAGATCTGGCCGTGGATCAGCCTCCACGACGAGGCCGCGGCGATCGTCCACCTGCTGAGCAGCGACCTCGAAGGCCCGGTCAACCTCGCCGGCCCGGTCCCCGCCACCAGCAACCGCCTGACCGCGCGGGTCGCCGAAGACCTCGGCAAGCCCTACCGGCTCGCCGTCCCCGAGTTCGCGATCCGCGGGTTGCTCGGCGACGCCGGCCAGGAGATGCTGCTGTCGAGCCAGAAGGTGGTGCCGCAGAGGCTGCTCGACGACGGGTTCGTGTTCCGCCACGAGACGGCCGAGCAGGCGCTCGACGCCCTGATCAAGTAGGGCTGGAGGGCTCGCGCCGCAGGCGGATGGAGCGCCGGATGGCGCCGCGCGCGCGGCGCCGGTCTCCGCACGCGTCGTAGGCCAGCCCGAGCCGGAACCAGGCCCGCCAGTCGTCGGGGCTGGCCTTCACGGCGTCGGCGTAGCCCGGGAACGCCTCGTCGGCCGCCTCCCGCTCGTAGCGTCCGCTCGCCCGGCGGGGCACGTCGTCGACGGGCAGCGAGCCCTCGCTCTCGAGCTGCTTCACGATGCGCTCGGTCGTCCAGCCGAAGCGCACCTCGGCCAGCAGGGCGAAGACGCCGATGATCGGCAGCACGAACAGCGCGACTCCGATCACGATCGCGACCGGCTCGCCGGTCTCGAGGAACAGCACGGCCCGCTGGGCGATGAGGACGAGGTAGAGCACGAGGAGCGCGCACATCACGACGGCCGCGATCCTGCCCTTCACGGGGTCGTCACTCCGGGGCCCCGAGCGACAGGATCGAGTCGAGGCCGACGACGACTCCCGTGACGGTGGGCGCCGCGTCGAGAGAGAGCCGGATGCCCTTCTCGTAGGCCGACTGCGCCGTCGTGTCGTGGAGGAGCGACAGCGTCTCGCCTGTGCCGCCGAAGACGACCTCCTGGCGGGCCTCGATGCCGGGGAGCCGGAGGCTGTGCACCGGCACGCTGGCGACCTGCTGCCCGCGGGCCCGCTGGTCGGCGTGCGGCGCGCGGACGGGCCCGAGGTCGCGCCGTGCCGCGGCGATGAGCTCCGCCGTGCGGATCGCGGTGCCCGACGGCGAGTCGACCTTGCCGGGGTGGTGGGTCTCGATGATCTCGACGGACTCGTAGAAGCGGGCCGCCATCGTGGCGAAGGTGGTGGCGAGCACCGATCCGACCGAGAAGTTGGGGATGACCAGGACGCCGGGCCCGTCGACCTCGGCGACGACGCGGCGGAGCGCTGCGAGCCGGGGCTCCGACCAGCCGGAGGTGCCGACGAGGACCGGGATGCCGGCCCGGACGGCCTTCTCGACGATGCCGGGGCTCACGGCGGGCACGGTCACGTCGACGACGAGGGCGGCACCGACGACGCCCTCGAGGTCGTCCTTCGACGAGAGGCCGGCGTGCAGCTCGAGCTCCGGGTCGTCGTCGATCAGCCGGAGGAACAGCCGCCCCATCTTGCCTGTTGCTCCGACCACGGCGACACGAGTTGTCATGCGTCAAGGCTACCCGGGGGTCGCTAGCATCGTCGTCGTGGTGCACTATCGCGAGGTCCCTGTCGACGAGCCCGAGGCGCACGCCCTCCTCGAGGCCTACTTCACCGAGCGGATCGCGACGTTCCCCGATCCTGCCGGGTACACCACCACGTTCCCCGACTCGGCCGCGTTCGTGCCGCCGCGCGGAGTGTTCGTCGTCGTCGACCTCGACGATCGAGAGGCCGTGGCCTGCGGCGGCATCCGCAGGATCGACGCCGGCTCGTCAGGAGAGGTCAGGTACGAGGTCAAGCACCTCTTCGTGTCGCCGGACGGCCGTGGGCACGGGCTGGGCAAGGCCCTGCTCGCCGAGCTCGAGCGTCGCGCCGCCCGGTTCGGAGCGACGGAGGCCGTGCTCGACACCAACGACAGCCTGACCGCTGCCGGGGGCCTCTACCGCTCGACCGGCTACTCGTCGATCGAGCCCTACAACGACAACCCGAACGCGACGCACTGGTACGCCAAGCGCCTGAGCGCCGTCGACGCGCCGGATATCTCCGGCTAGAGCGGCTGCTCGACCGGGAGGCCGGTCCGGAGCTCCACCGGCAGGTGCCCGAGGTCGTTGTGCGTCACGAGCTCCGGCGGCTTCGCCGAGCGCACCCGGATGATCGTGAGCCCGCAGTTGGCCTGGTTGACGCCCATCCAGCGCCAGGACGGCGCCCCGAACACCTCGCGGACGAACCAGCCGATCACGAAGTTGTGCGTGATGAGGAGGTCGTGTCGGTCTTCGCGAGCCGGCGTCAGCCACTCGGCGACCGCGTCGGACATCTGCGCCTCGCCGGCCTCGATCTCCTGCTCGGTCACTCCCCCGAAGAACGGCTTGTAGGCCTGCGGCATGTCGGGCGACGGCCCGCAGGGGATGCAGTCGAACAGGAGCGTCGACGGCTCCGGCGTCAGGGCCGGCATCATCTCGGTCATGATCGTGGCCGTCTCGGCGGCGCGCTCGAGGGGCGAGTGCCAGGCCGCGTCGAACGGGACCCCGCCGAGCCGCTGGGCGATCGCGCGGGCCTGCCGCTTGCCCCGCTCGGAGAGCGGGCCGTCGGGGAGGCCGTACTCGGCGTCCTGCTGCTCGCCGTGCCGGACGAGGTAGAGGTAGTGCGACACTGTCGCCTCCTGATTCACGGAAGGGCCGGCGGCGTCGTCGCCGCGGGCCGGACGTCGGACGGATCGAACAGCGCAGGATCGACGTCGCCCACGACCACCGTGGACAGTACGCCCGCGCGCAGCTCGGCGGCGAGACTCTGCACGTCGTCGGCCGTGACCGCCGCCAGGCGGGCCAGCGACTCGTCGAGATCGACGAACTCGCCCGTTGAGATCTCGGCCCGCCCGAGGCGGTTCATGCGCGTGTCGCTGTCTTCGAGGGCCAGGGCGGCCGCCCCGCCGAGCATGCCGAGGGAGCGCTCGAGCTCGTCGGAGGTGGCACCGTCGGCCGCGAGCCGGTCGAACTCGTCGAGCAGGAGCCTCGACACGTCGGGGGCGTTGCGGGGCGCGCAGCCGGCGTAGAGGCCGAAGAGGCCGCCGTCGGAGTAGCTGGGCGTGAACGAGTAGACGGAGTAGGCGAGGCCGCGCTTCTCGCGGATCTCCTGGAAGAGCCGCGACGACATGCCGCCGCCGAGGACGGCGTTCAGCATGCTCAGCACGGGGCGCCGCGGGTCGGTGAGTGCCAGGCCGGGCACGCCGAGCAGCACCGTGGCCTGCTCCAGGGGGCGAGGGAGGACGAGGACGGGCTCGCCCTGCACGAAGGGGGCCGGGGCGGTGGAGCGACGAGGGACCGGGGTGCCCGCGGAGGCGGGCCAGCCGGCCCGGGTGAGGGCGGCCTCGATCCTGCGCACCAGCTCGTCGTGATCGACGGCACCGGCGACGGTGACGATGAGGTCTTGCGGACGGTAGTTGGCCCGGTAGTGGCGGAGCACGTCGTCGCGCTTCGCCTGGCGGATGCTGTCGGGCGAGCCGCCGATGGGCCGACCGAGCGGGTGGTCGCCGAAGACGGACTCGAAGAGGCGCTCGCTGCCGACGTCGGCCGCGTCGTCGTCGGCCATCGCCAGCTCGTCGAGGATGACGCCCCGCTCGATCTCGAACTCGGCCTCGTCGAGCGTCGACGAGATCACCATGTCGGCGAGGACATCGACAGCCATGTCGAGATCGACGTCGCGGACCTTGGCGTAGTAGCAGGTGTACTCCTTGGCGGTCGCGGCGTTGTGCTCGCCGCCGACGCTCTCGAAGGCCACGGAGATGTCGAAGGCCGACCTCGTCTCGGTGCCCTTGAAGAGGAGGTGCTCGAGGAAGTGGGTGGAGCCCCGTTCGCCCTCGGTCTCGTCGCGCGAGCCCACGGCGACCCAGAAGCCGACGGTCGCGCTCCGGGCCCCGGCCATGCGCTCGGAGAGCACCCGGACACCGGTCGTCAGGATGCTCCGGCGGACGAGCTCGTCGCCGGATGCGCGGAACGAGAGCTCGACCTGGTCGAGTGGCAGCGGGACAGGACCATTCATCGCGTTCGAGCCTACGGGATCGCTGACACCCGAACTGGGGTACGGCAATTGTGGACAGA includes the following:
- a CDS encoding pitrilysin family protein; the encoded protein is MNGPVPLPLDQVELSFRASGDELVRRSILTTGVRVLSERMAGARSATVGFWVAVGSRDETEGERGSTHFLEHLLFKGTETRSAFDISVAFESVGGEHNAATAKEYTCYYAKVRDVDLDMAVDVLADMVISSTLDEAEFEIERGVILDELAMADDDAADVGSERLFESVFGDHPLGRPIGGSPDSIRQAKRDDVLRHYRANYRPQDLIVTVAGAVDHDELVRRIEAALTRAGWPASAGTPVPRRSTAPAPFVQGEPVLVLPRPLEQATVLLGVPGLALTDPRRPVLSMLNAVLGGGMSSRLFQEIREKRGLAYSVYSFTPSYSDGGLFGLYAGCAPRNAPDVSRLLLDEFDRLAADGATSDELERSLGMLGGAAALALEDSDTRMNRLGRAEISTGEFVDLDESLARLAAVTADDVQSLAAELRAGVLSTVVVGDVDPALFDPSDVRPAATTPPALP
- a CDS encoding phosphoglycerate mutase family protein, with the protein product MSHYLYLVRHGEQQDAEYGLPDGPLSERGKRQARAIAQRLGGVPFDAAWHSPLERAAETATIMTEMMPALTPEPSTLLFDCIPCGPSPDMPQAYKPFFGGVTEQEIEAGEAQMSDAVAEWLTPAREDRHDLLITHNFVIGWFVREVFGAPSWRWMGVNQANCGLTIIRVRSAKPPELVTHNDLGHLPVELRTGLPVEQPL
- a CDS encoding TIGR01777 family oxidoreductase; protein product: MTPNDSTGSTVLIAGGSGLIGSEVTRQLEAAGHTVLTLVRRPPSKPTEFTWSPAAGILDYTLMDRADSVVNLSGASLSKLPWTPAYKHEIHDSRVTATRTLVEAMRRAETPPSVFLSGSAVGVYGDRPLDILTEDSTRGTGFLADVVTDWEAEAEGAPESTRVVLLRTGIVIGPGGAMKPLLALTKAFLGSRLGNGSQIWPWISLHDEAAAIVHLLSSDLEGPVNLAGPVPATSNRLTARVAEDLGKPYRLAVPEFAIRGLLGDAGQEMLLSSQKVVPQRLLDDGFVFRHETAEQALDALIK
- a CDS encoding GNAT family N-acetyltransferase → MRQGYPGVASIVVVVHYREVPVDEPEAHALLEAYFTERIATFPDPAGYTTTFPDSAAFVPPRGVFVVVDLDDREAVACGGIRRIDAGSSGEVRYEVKHLFVSPDGRGHGLGKALLAELERRAARFGATEAVLDTNDSLTAAGGLYRSTGYSSIEPYNDNPNATHWYAKRLSAVDAPDISG
- the dapB gene encoding 4-hydroxy-tetrahydrodipicolinate reductase, with translation MTTRVAVVGATGKMGRLFLRLIDDDPELELHAGLSSKDDLEGVVGAALVVDVTVPAVSPGIVEKAVRAGIPVLVGTSGWSEPRLAALRRVVAEVDGPGVLVIPNFSVGSVLATTFATMAARFYESVEIIETHHPGKVDSPSGTAIRTAELIAAARRDLGPVRAPHADQRARGQQVASVPVHSLRLPGIEARQEVVFGGTGETLSLLHDTTAQSAYEKGIRLSLDAAPTVTGVVVGLDSILSLGAPE
- the thyX gene encoding FAD-dependent thymidylate synthase — translated: MPEEASTTPASTTPASSEPAATEPTATEPAATTQAGTSELAAASAAHEGARARPTPEFRSDVTVELVRSSAHDSDVLFAARVSTMGEQTLEGAQASAESEGATKGAGLINYLMRDRHGSPFEHNSMTFYVQAPIFVFREFMRHRMASYNEESGRYRELNPVFYVPAETRNLVQVGKPGAYDFVPGTADQFELVDSAVRESSVQAFDAYQDMLDAGVAREVARIVLPLNIYSSMYVTVNARSLMNFLSLRTKREGTHFPSFPQREIEMCAEKMEDIWAGLMPLTYAAFGKNGRVAP